ttaaaaaaaatgaatagggcaagtgaacatgaacaaaagaaataagGATATGGATTCATTAGCTGGCAGTGAAAAAAGTGACCAACAGGAGTTTGACAGAAAGCCTACAAAGTgagatggagacagagagaaaagtcattttgtgtttgaatgAGTCCGGTCTTTTGCCCCAGCAAATGTCACAGCAATGACTGAAGACCCAATGTTCATTTCCATCACCAAGCgctctctctatctccctctTTCCTTCTCATTCATTGTCATTGCCTTTTCTCTTTAAGTGCACTTTCGCCCACACCACTTGGAAATTGATTGAAACAAAATGTCACAATTATGCCCTGTAGCTCGCCGCTTCAATTATTCATCAATTAGGGGCTAggctcctttttttctctcctctgagCTGATTTTTCATTCAGTTTGCTCGAGATGTATGGCTCCCCTGCTGTTAACCAGTCCAAAGTCATTAGTTTCTGGGTTTGCAATTAAACCTGATGCCTTATGCATGAGGCTCCGACTCAGTAGACACACGCAGCAGCGGCCGCAGCAGCCAGCGAACGAGCTAGCAAGCTCTGGAGGCGTGGATGGGAAATTAATTTGCTAGAAATgaagttctctctctctctctctctctctctctctctctctctctctctctctctctcttgtctgGCAGGTTGGAACAGATGCCACTGGAtggagatagagatagagatagagatggAGAAACTATGGATCTCAGTGCAGCTTGATCCGCACTGACATGAGATTAGGATCTCACTAGATGGACAAAATATGTGTAGGTGATATATGCTGGTAACATTTTCATTCAGGTGTTACAAGAATTTGTTCGCCAAGTGTGACTTTCCTGGGTCTTTATTGTGTATACAACCGCACCAGTTTATTAGATATATGTAGCTACTAGTGTGATGAGTGTGAGTCGTGAGTGTGAGGAGTGTGATGTTATGTTTTGTGATACTGTATTGATTCTTAGTGGGACTGTGATAAATGCAAATGCAGATCCCTCTGTTCTGATTgcataaaagtttatttacttGTGATTTTATGCATATGTTGTATTCTTTATACAAAGACAGTTTTTCAGTAATTAGATTACAAAATTGCAATATATCACCTTTGCTTACACCATTGTGATATATCTCAATATATTGAACCATATCGCCAGACTCTCGCCAATACACAGCCCAATAGTTCCAACTAATGCAGTCTAATGTAACAGTCCTgcaataaatttgacttttataTAGTTTCGAGtgttctgtttttgttaaaatCGTATTAGAGAGGACTTGATTCAATTTTACGATCATTTTGGAGGATGCGGTTTATGGTGCTGTAAAACTGTATTGCATTATACAGAGAGGTGTTTCCATTATTTAGCCTACCCTCACTGATATAATGAGTAGTAAGGAATGTGACCATGTGCACATCTGATATCCAGTGTTTATTCTATTATTGGGAGTTGTATAAAAGCTGATGTTTGCACGCAGGATAAATATACTCTGCATGATATCAGTTGAAGCCTATATTCAGCATTAAAAGCCGGATCCAACTagataaatatttttcaatgtTCATTGgatgccacctagtggtcacaGAGTCAAATGACATATGAGATGCATTGAAGGGCACAAATCTCATGGAGTGGATATTCCATATTTACTGCTAATATTGTTTCCATGTTTACTTTGTATATGAAACAATACTGAATGATCTTTGTCTCATCTCCTCTAAGTGCGCATGTCAGCTTGCAAGTTAGTTTGGCCTTCTGTGTGCAGAAACTTTAAATCAAAGTGTCATCTCCCTTTTCCTGAGAGAAGGTCCtatcttttctctctcacagaAACAAATTAGAAAGCTCTGTCCCTGGAGAAAGGAGGATAGATAAGACAGCCAGGTGTACTTTCTTGTGAGTGCTTGTATTGTTGACACAGaaggatttttgttttttaaatataactttttCCTGTCATTGCTACGAGTGCAGATCAATCTTTTCAACATTGACTGTAACttaatttgtcttttgtcttatgAACGCAGTAGCTCTGGATTGAACTGAATTAGATTTTCACATACTGGAAATCAAATCAACCTCTACACAACTAACCTTTACCAGAAATGTATTATATTGACAAGGTttgttgttaaattaaaaaattaacagaTCTGTGTCCacagttttagtttaaaaaaaataaaacaataagctGGGATAGTGATTGAGATCATgaataatacctttttaataaaCTTGTATTCATCTTGTGGCAACACCATAGAAGGCGTGTCCTTCTGTATTAAAGCAGTTGTATGAACAGAGAAGAGCACGCACTGGAATAGCCTGCGAACGCTTCATTTTCATGtcctgtaaaacaaacaaaagatgaCAATGACTGTTAATAACGTGAACAGTTACATCTTCATCCTGTATTTTATAAAATCATTTCATTTCAATCATCAAAACCATTGTTGAGGAGTAACTATTTACATGTAATGGCATTACGTaatgaaattacaaaataaatgcatggttGTAAAATGTATGGAATGAAATTAGAGTTACTAATCAAAATGTTGGTGATTACAAAGGGGTTACATCTAATACATTCTTTTTGGTGAAAAGCTGTATGTAGATTataacatagactgtataaataatggacttaGTCTCCGTGACATCACCACAAAGACTGTATGAATAATTATAAAACTTGTTCTGTTGCTTTGAATCTAATCATCAAGAAGGATCCCTTTTTTTGCTATTGACACAAATTTGAGTGCAACACCCTCAAGTGTAGGATGGCTTACAAGGAGTTATCTTTATGTACACGCTCCATTTATTTGGCAGTATGCTCTTAATTTTGAGCTTTGGTTTTGATTGGTTCTCTTGCATCGCCTCTCGTTTGCCAATCAAATCTATACAAATCGCTTGAAGCAACTAAGTTTGCCACGTTTGCGACCAGCAAACTGTGCTTGCATGTCGTCAGATAAGGACgctttttaaatttgctttaaaatcaaagcagtccagtcttaaccctttatcaggcaaagaactatatttggtaacttcaggtaatatttcgagaaaaaagttgcaaatttactagataaaagtggcaaatctacaagaaaaaaagttgcagatttatgaggaaaaaagtgggaaaaaagcaacttttttctctgagattcaccacttcaaatctcataaatctgtaaaaatgtttctcgtagatttgccactttaacccttaatagggcactcattgaaatacttgcaaattccaaatttcaaccctagagaatgtaggaggatattacatactgccagaatgtgtaaaaaaacataagaaaataatatttttgagaaaaaagtttacgagattaaagtggcaaatctacaagaaaaaaatgtgtagatttatgagatttaaagtggtgaatctgggagaaaaaaagttgcttttttcccacttttttctcgtaaatctacaactttttttcttgtagatttgccactttaaatctcttaaatctgtgactttttttcttgtagatttgccactttaaatctaggaaaattgcaacttttttcctgaagttacctgataaagggttaattcaaGTTTTATCAAAGAACTTGAAGTTTAACCGTAATCAGTTTTGCATTCTATTGGTAGGTTTACATGTATGTTCATCttcatttcacagtttttaacaTTCGTTAGAAAAGCAATCAAATGTATCAAGTTGAATAACTTTGATGAAATCATGAAAATAGTTACTTGTTTAAATTTGAACTGGGCAACCGGTAATCCTACTCAGACAACAATACAATGATAgtagaacaaaaacattcaaccTTCTTCAGACTGATAAAATGCACACACTCCAGCCAGGTGGTGAGGAAGGGCTCCAGGCAGAGTGCACAACAGCTGCCACTGGCCAACAGGGCAGTCAGGACTGGGTAGTGGGGCAGCATCTGGTGGACCAGAGAGGACCTGTTCCTGTCCTCTCGCAGGACAAATCTGGCAACcagttcctgagaaacaaagaTGAAACGGGAATAATGACGTGCAACTACACCCCTGAAATTATATTGAGTAAATACAGAGGCATGAGACTTATTTACCTTTAACGTAAGCACCTCCGCATCCTGCACTGAAGACATTGGCTCGCAGCGCACAAACCTGTTGCCTTCATAGTAGAGCTCCTTCAGGGGCAGCAGGTGGAACTACGCAGAGCAACATAAGTGAAGTTGTCATTGCATATTTATTAGGGATGATATAACACTGTGTACTGTACCTCAACAGGGAACATGGACAAGTTGTTTCCAGCCACATCCAAAACTTGGAGTTTTTCCAGTGTTCTGATCCCCTGGGTGACATGTAAGGTAAGGGTTTGGTTCTGTAGCTCATTGtaccgttaaaaaaaaaaggaaatctcaACACAAGTGAATACCCACCTCTGGTAGGCTGGTCAGCTTGTTTCTGGCAACATGCAGCTTGGTGAGTTCTGTGCACTGGTACAGCTGCTGAGGTAGGCAGGACAAATTATTGGAAGTGAAGTTTATCTCAGTCAACTCGGTGAGATGACCCAGCTCAGCAGGGACCTCCTCCAGCTTATTGTCCAGCACACTGAGATGTCGAAGCCGACTCAGACTAATAGAAAAGAcaggtttgtgttttttaacacaGAAATGCATTATTCTTAACTCCTCTGTGacattaatttattgatttcttgagatatatgtgtatttatgaGTTTATCAGTCAACAATAGACAATAATATGTGCAAACATTAAATTGGAAATCACCCATTATTGCTGGTGTGAAGATCTTGGGTACCAtggtgcagtggtggaagaactaTTCAGAtttcttacttaagtaaaagtactgttaacactttgaaattactccactacaagtaaaggtcctgcattcaaaacgtactttaataaaagtagaaaagaatcagcatcaaaatgtacctaaagtaaaagtaaaagtacttgttatggagaatggccccactcagattgttttttatattccaaatatattgttggattattattttttgatgcatttatgttagcagcattttactgatgtccaggtagggctaattGTAATTACttcatatactgttatgtggtttaatttataaacatgtgtaatcattttaaattgattgttttggggttgttgtttttttgttcatgttaaatgttgacctataaagtaactgaagctgtcagctaaatgtagtggagtgaggtacaatattttcctctaaaatgtagtggagtagaagtataaagttacataatgtGGAAACTGTAAAggtgtatttaagtacagtacttgagtaaatgtacttagtaacatcCCACCACTGTCAATAATTAAGGTAGAGTTAATTAGAACTACTTCACATACTTTTGGTAGTTTAAATTGTATCAATAACTCATATTTTATAAACTGAACATATGCTACAATATCTGTCtctaaaaagtataaagtagcatgaaATGAATATACTCGAGTAAACGTCACAAAAGTGTAGGCAAACTGGACTAAACAGAATTTCCAGCACTGCCATGGTTTCATCAATGTACCTTTTAATCTCTGGTGGAAGTCTTTGAATCTGGTTGTGGTTCAGATTGAGCACCACAAGGTTTCGTAAGCCATCTGTAGAATAGAAATACGACAATaatttcagttttctttttttctttttctttttttaacaaatcttCGAGGTGCTAATCACGCCGAACAGTGAGGAACCTACCTATCACATCAGGTGGCACTGCTGTAATTTGGTTGCTGAACAGATACAGTTTCTTCAAGGACTCCAGATGGCCCAACACAGCGGGAACCTCCTTCAAGGCATTATTTCCCAAATTCAGCTCCGCCAGCTTGCAGGCATCGCAAAACGAAAAGTATTTAATCACAAATCTGCGCGGtgtgtaaaacatttaaagagttGTCTTGGAACATTTCCAGCAAACAGATGAGCTCGGTAAACAAACGGAGGAGACTCACGTGTTGCAGGCAGAGCAGCTCGGCAGGCAGGGCGCTGATGGAGTTGTTGTTTAACAGCAGAACTGACAGGTTTGTTAATCTGGAGACACTCTCAGGAACGACCTTTATCTTCCTAGAGCTCAGATTTAAAGAAGTTGCTCTGCCGTATAAAGCTCTGACCACTGACTCGGTCATTTCGAAAACCTAGAACGTCAGGTTTCCATGGCGACAAGACGCTTCCTGACCTGACACGTCATTAGGATATATTTTGAGGCAGTAGCGGCCTCTAGTGGTGACAGCTGAGCATGGCAGGGTGTTTCAGTTTATTAATGTCTAATTCACAGGattttccagtggtggaaaaaaatatctagatCCTTTACCTAAAGTAGAAGTAGGCCtacttaaatataataataaaattacaaatacaatttttcatcatttaaatgtgtaattttattgtattttgtttcattttaattgtattgGTTTCACCTCAACACAAAAACCTGTCACAGTAATAACAAAGAGGAccccaaaagaaaaacaaacaaccatacaaatcccacacaaaaaaaaacaatcaggaAAATATAACTGCTTGGAACTTACATTGCTTTTAATAGgtcttctgtttctgttcttgtGACTAAATCGGTTATCCTTATTGTCGCTGTTCAGTGTCCTGAATAATGTCCATTTCTCCCACTTTTATTCCAACTGTTTCTTGAATTCTCGGACGATGTGTAAGTTTTCCGTTATGTAAATTTCCTCTACTATATCTATCCATTGCTCCCTTGTAGAAGGATCAACTATACCCCATTTTCTGgcgactttttttttatttttaccagcTATCAACAATATTTTAACCAAGTATATATAGCCTACTcgtttgtatattttctgtgATTTCATTGATTCAActtgtaatttgtgtttttaagttcCCAATATACCTTTATATACCTTTTCAAGCTATTACATTTATACTGTGTATGCATGTACATCCACTACATTCCTCGCTACagtcagtttatttatttacatttactgcTCCAGAAGTCAATATTagtatattttatatcttattCGTGTCAGATTTTATTCCTATATTCAAAATGCACTATTTTATGTCTTggaattgtttttttccttttttatgacattctttcttttattcatacttaattACAGTATGTCAGAGGGTCGCCTGGAATACAAGATTTTCATTACAAGTGCTTCTCTGTATTTGTTGTGGATATTATTATGAAGACCTTGAACCTTGTATTATCAGCAAAACACACTTTACAcagtattctttttttaaaattcccaTTTTGCAGTatttctttttctaatattttcatGTATAGTCATAACTGGATtgttattactgatgcattgaAGTATAAGAAGCATTGTGTCGCTGGTCAAGGTGAAGCTTGTTTTGACTAATgtatttacaattattatttggtttattttagATCTGTTCTGTATTCAGATTGTATAATATTCTCCTAGGacagtgttgttttttaagtatTAGGAAGCATATAGAGCATACACTATATGCCTTCAGGGTAGGCAGGTATAAGTCCAGCATACGCCTCAGAAAGttaacatttgtttgtttgttatcaaaaacaggCAGAGGGAGCCATGATCTATTTGTTCTTTGCTTGCTTTGCCGAGTATATACTATAAATTACATGAAACAAGTTAACTGCAGGCAGACGTGACGAATACTGTCTatctaaaataatttttttgaaCTGATAACTTAAATTAATCATGTCCATGTAAACTTAAAGAACTGGGACAGATTGTGTCAGGAGCATTCaggtatttcttttttcttcttctagttTTGCTAAACACCTGCAAATAATGAATGGATGTGCACATGCTTCCTGCTGATCACGTttagttaaagaaaaaaaggtaatcTTTCTTAGTCTTGTATTAAAATCAGTATTcagtataaaatattattttcctcatcacaaatattaaaaaacaaagcagtgacATACCATATTagtattgcatgtttttatgtaacattGACACAAGTTCCACAGTTCAGTTAATTCATAGAGCGCTTCAAAAGTCCACTCAGTGACTGTTGACATTTGGAGTGACATGAATGATCCACAGCTCCTACATCCTCCCCTGCACATTCTGGATAAGAGTTTGGTGTACACCATTGCTTCCCAAAATGGGTAAAGTGAACCCCAGGGGTCACTGAACTGACTGATAGACCTGGGTGTCCAGTGTAAAATCATTAACATGTTAATCTATGCTAGTTTTATTAGCAcaataattctgttttcagaACTGGATTTCACTCTCTGCACTGatatgttttgacatttaaacagAAAAGTCTCATTATGTGTTTAAACCAGCAACATTCTCTGTCAACCTCAGATTAAAGGTGCCTTCAttgaggggggtggggggtctcCCTGCAGATACATTTGTATTTCGGGGCCCTTGGTGTGAGTGGTTAGAACACTCTCAGCATTACACACATTGGTTTATGTCACACCAAGACTGAGCTGTCCCTCAGCTGTCCTCTGCGTTGGCTGGGTCCTTTAGCCGCTCCACAGAGTTGTAGTGCTCTCCTAGTCCATAGGCGTGACGCATGTAGCTGCAAACAATAAGAATGTGTCATTTTATATTGTCAATGTGTAGATTGGAGTTATACATGTCTGTCTGACAAAATGATTCTTTTACCTaatttaaaactaattttttatGCGACTATTGCAGAAAATGCtgatttcagcctctcaaatatggagatttcctgttttttttttattttacatttttacattttttacattttatacaccaAACAAttcattgagaaaataatcatgAGTTGCAGTTCCAGTGACTCAATTTCATAAAATTTTCATGGGGTTACATTAAGGTCCAAAAGTGTTATATGATATATAGCAAGAACAGCATCCTGTACTTTTTAAATACTACTACTTAAACCGTATATatctattatattataattatgttaatgTCACCTGAATACCTgacaaatataaaacatgtacaCAACGTACACAAGGGTGATGGATTCACTGTCAAATTCCTCCCCAATTTTTATAGTTGGGGAGTCGGCCTGGATCACTTCTATTGGCTTCTGAAGGACTTGGGTCAAAGCTTTCAGCTGTTGGGTAAAAtacaaggaaaagaaaactaTTATTGAAAAGCACAAACAGCAACAGCAGAGTGTATCTGTCACACAGCTTTAACAACTCACTTCCAGCTGTCCACCCCAAGCTGCTGTGTGCTCCACGTCACTGCAGTATTTCTCAAACTCATCtggaaaatacacacaaaccatTGAATACTGTGCGACAGAACTTTAAAAATACTTAATgtcatatgttatatatatggCTACCATTCTTGGATTTTTATTATACTCtaacctagcctggctaacaccagactaatcacaaatgagattagtctggaaaccagccgttcatttctccgtagaggaggcgtggtttacgatcctccagagccgtttattggacgcttagactgtctatcaaaagcatctgtaggtagctcttagccaatcgtatcagttacaccagatgacgtatgtagagcgacagaaattgatgctaACATCTATGGTTTaaatagccagactagcccatctctactttgaggctaaaatgctcaattctgcttctgcaacgtttttctgcacacacatccactgattttatgggcaataaacaagctgctgcgggtctctcggcggctccgctgtcccccggctcgtagtgagatcaccggcgttacggtagagGGCTAGTAGCGGTGCTAGTAGTggcgctagttggtagattagtagattagacttttcccaaatccggaagcaaggctaaaacatcctttttcgtggtgaaacaggagtctgctgcagccatgttggatccgtaataaaactacaaaactacaagcttccgtctgtcgagtagtacgcgtcatcgtcttgccgtccctccccgttctgtgattggatccctaaaacagggctaagaaacggccctggttgccagactgcctggaggttcaaaatgaaattcgagccataaggcagtatgggtatacccaggctaactcTAACCTCTAAAAGAAAACCAATAACAAGACTAAAGTGTTACCTGTTGTGTACATGTCACCAGTGTTGGGGTTGGTGAGGAAAGGCAGGAAGTCATCAGCGTGAGCTCTCATGTGCTCAGCAGTGCGGGACCTCAGTTCTTTTACACTCATGATTAAAGCCGGCtagaataaaacagaacagTATATAAACTTTGTGTATGAAACTTGGTATTAACATTGGCAGTAACATTTGTACGATTTGAGCAGCATTGTGCTTTTATTGGTTGTAGCAACTCTTCTTATCATGTTTCTGATTAGGTATTCAAACTACAGCTACTAGAACAGTATGTACCTTTGATCGCTGTGCCAGCTGATCTTCTATGGCTCGGTACATGCAGTGGCCATCAGAAGAGATCTCCTTGATCTGGAGCTGTTGCTGGGAGAGTTTCTGAGTCAGCTTCAGACCCTCCTGGTGCCTCACACCCTGCAGGTTTTGCACCTCGGCCTCTGCTATCCtgctctccctctccttctcctggGCAGCCTTCTTGTCCTGAAGAGAATTATTTGaattgcatacatttaattggcgcttgaaacaaaattaaaacagaaagcaAGCACAGTTCGTTGATTAAACTATCAATTATAATTGAATGTTAAGGAATAACCTGCTATATAGGTACtgatatttgtttattattaagaGTGTTGTGTGGATCTCTGATATGACACCCCCCTTTTGCTTTTCCTTTGGTCGGTCAGGTAGCAATTACTAGGTATTTATTTCTGGCCTTGTGTGATCACTCAGTGTGTAGTCCTGTTTTAGACATTTAGATATCCTTAATGTGATAATGTCTGGCTGTGAATgttctgtgttgtgttgtaccttacttgttctttgttttgtaATACTTGAATTATATCAAAATGCAGTAAacatacatgtttaaaaaaaaatatatatatatatatatatatatatatatatatatatatatatatatatatatatatatatatatatatatatataaaaagagtgTTGTGTGTGAGAATTGTGGATAATAGATTATTAGCTTGAAGTGTGCTTCTTCTACTGTACACTAAAGGACAGTTACAGTTCTGTGGCAATAACAAACAGCACTAAAAACAGTCCTATTTGAGGTGGATATGCATCTCACCCTTCTCTTC
This genomic interval from Centropristis striata isolate RG_2023a ecotype Rhode Island chromosome 14, C.striata_1.0, whole genome shotgun sequence contains the following:
- the lrrc69 gene encoding leucine-rich repeat-containing protein 69 isoform X1, with the protein product MTESVVRALYGRATSLNLSSRKIKVVPESVSRLTNLSVLLLNNNSISALPAELLCLQHLAELNLGNNALKEVPAVLGHLESLKKLYLFSNQITAVPPDVIDGLRNLVVLNLNHNQIQRLPPEIKSLSRLRHLSVLDNKLEEVPAELGHLTELTEINFTSNNLSCLPQQLYQCTELTKLHVARNKLTSLPEGIRTLEKLQVLDVAGNNLSMFPVEFHLLPLKELYYEGNRFVRCEPMSSVQDAEVLTLKELVARFVLREDRNRSSLVHQMLPHYPVLTALLASGSCCALCLEPFLTTWLECVHFISLKKDMKMKRSQAIPVRALLCSYNCFNTEGHAFYGVATR
- the lrrc69 gene encoding leucine-rich repeat-containing protein 69 isoform X2, whose amino-acid sequence is MTESVVRALYGRATSLNLSSRKIKVVPESVSRLTNLSVLLLNNNSISALPAELLCLQHLAELNLGNNALKEVPAVLGHLESLKKLYLFSNQITAVPPDVIDGLRNLVVLNLNHNQIQRLPPEIKSLSRLRHLSVLDNKLEEVPAELGHLTELTEINFTSNNLSCLPQQLYQCTELTKLHVARNKLTSLPEGIRTLEKLQVLDVAGNNLSMFPVEFHLLPLKELYYEGNRFVRCEPMSSVQDAEVLTLKELVARFVLREDRNRSSLVHQMLPHYPVLTALLASGSCCALCLEPFLTTWLET
- the otud6b gene encoding deubiquitinase OTUD6B; translation: MEEEIVETPEEQLAKQHRKEKKDMQAKIQSMKNAIPKNDKKRRKQMTEEIAKIEADLSKKHEEELSQLKSTTDSKVEEVLNGVETMKMEGGEEGEEEEGEVKQPRVTKAQKRRDKKAAQEKERESRIAEAEVQNLQGVRHQEGLKLTQKLSQQQLQIKEISSDGHCMYRAIEDQLAQRSKPALIMSVKELRSRTAEHMRAHADDFLPFLTNPNTGDMYTTDEFEKYCSDVEHTAAWGGQLELKALTQVLQKPIEVIQADSPTIKIGEEFDSESITLVYMRHAYGLGEHYNSVERLKDPANAEDS